The following DNA comes from Pseudorasbora parva isolate DD20220531a chromosome 8, ASM2467924v1, whole genome shotgun sequence.
TCATGTAAGGGAATAAcatgatgtttaatatgaaaaagcgatggagtatccctttaaataagcaCAAAAAAGGACAAATTAACCCATTCCTTACCTTTAGCGACTGCCTCTTGGTCACATAGTTTTCTGAGTGAAGCAGTTTCTCATATTCACTAAAGAACTGAAGACCAAAAGTGAAGAAAAGGGGAGACAGAGATGTACAGTAAACATCAAATTGTCTGGCTTCTGCTCATACAGTAGCCCCAAGAAATATTGGCATACTTGCTTACCACACACTTGCATTAGATAAAATATCAAATCAAGCggtattgattttaaagaaagATAGCACTTTCCAAGCAAAACAAGAAGCCTGATAAGGGTTAGCCAGATAAGGAATGACGTCATCAATACTGGTATATACCTTAAATTTCTGTGAAGGAGCATATGTGGTATTATTTGAAAGCTTAGAATGTCTACTTTCTgaagatatgcatcactttggcatgtTTCATACAACATAACATTTACACTTAATTTCTCTGGGACCATGTCTGCCTGGATTTGGCTTACCCAAattgctgtttggatttaaataggcaaatgcttaagGGTCTATGATTGGATCAACATTGCGGtaattattatgtttctagcatgttatatgtttggcaacagttcttctaatcctaactgatggagtgtgtaagttttcatttcttaaacaaccatgtaggaagacacatcatggccatattccaggatgacatggtcaagattcatcaggctcaaactGAAAGAATGGTTGTGAGGGAGCATGAAggatcattttcacacatgaactGGCACCTCTGAGTCCAGGGCTTAAACATATTGAAAGTCTTttggatgtgctggaggagattttacagagtgctggacccttgcattgtcaatacaagatctggaccaaaaattaaaacaactcttgatgaaaaaaaatgttgtgatgttatttccatcaagaaaATGTTCTCTCGCATCAGGATATACAGGAAATGATCACTCGTTTTGCCACAGCGGCAACAAACTAAGACTCAAGATAAATATAAAGAAGACAGAAAAAATTATGTTCCAGCCACCCACAGGCACTTTCGAAAGTAGCCAGAACATCCAGATTGGAGGCGAAAATATAGCCACAGTCAAAGAGTTCAAATACCTCGGGGCAATAGTCACCTACAATAACAAACTAGATGCCCAATTATATCTACGCAAATCTAAAGCTTCACAGGCATTCGGCCGACTAAAAGAAAGAGTCTGGTCCAACAAAGACCTCACCataaatacaaaatgtgcagtgtaTCGTACAATTGTTCTCCTAGCTCTTTTATATGGAGCAGAATCTTGGACAGTTTATATGACCCAAGCACACAACCTAAACGCCTTCATGATGAGACACCCGAGACAAATTTTAGGCATTAAATGGTGGCACCATATATCCAACGAGTTACTAGACAAAACCAACACAACTTAGTATGTACGAAACTTTAATACAGCGCAATCTGAGATGGACTGCCCATCTAAGCAGACTGGATAATAGTCGACTACCAAAGCAGATTATCTATTCCCAGCTCAAAGAGGGGCACCGTGGCATAGGCAGGCCAAAGTTGCGCTTTAAAGACACAGTCAAACGAAATCTGCATAAACAGATCCCACTAGGCAGCTGGGATCGGCAAGCAAAAAATAGGACTCTGTGGAGAAATCTAATTCGAAGGTAGTCAACATCGGACACGATGGACAGCGATTGATTGAGAGGTGCATATATTTTGAGTCcagatcttgtattgacaaaCACGTTTGTTTTTTGCCAGGCAGTGTAAACATTTTAAAGTGTGACTTAAGTTTTTTTGGGCCTACTTCACATTGAAATCACTTCCAAAATGTATTGACTTTCACATCAAGTGCACATCAAGAAACAAATGCAAATTTGAGGAACCCACTTGCAGAACGACTGACAGATCCAATGACAACAGTCCATGACGGACAACAACACAATGAAAAGAAAAGCCTGTGACTCACTCTATCATAGTGCTGCTCCAGAAACTCTGCGCTGAGCAGTTTGTGTCTCGTCAGCAAATCCTAGAAGAAAACCAAACAAATGGAATTTATCTGCCTAAATAAATCTAAAAGCATCTTAAATGAAATACCTCAAACAAGCAAGCCTTAAGTGTTTGTTTTGTCCGTCAACATACTAACTTTAAAAGTGGCAAATGCATCCGAGGCGATGTCGAACGTGGACATCTCCACGTATCTGAAGAAATCGTAGAACTGCTCAGAGCAGAGACTGATCTTCGCCAGTGGCTCATGCCGTATACATTCCCTCAGCATGATCCCGCAGTTCAGGGCGATGTCTGGAGACTCGTAACTACAAAAAGGACAAGAATAATTGGCCACCATAACCgcatcctcatgttgttccaaaacttTTTCATTCGTAGACTGAAAAAtagatttaaaggtgcagtacgTAATtattgacagctagtggttgaaataggttctgcagtccaaattcaaaatattggagAGAGTTGTCGTGAtatatttgtgcaataattatggtccattaaagaccacttaaaatatttttcttcatatatttattaggggtgacccctaatagtcgaagattcgatgcatcgatatgcaggaccggattcgaccactgatctcatggtcgaatctttgcgggtgttatgaaacgaggattataccattttggcaatatgggtgtgctcaatattagtgttataaagacgtgtcgcggcgctgagttgtcacccctttaagggcactgagcttcgcaccggatgCGCCGCTCCTTTAAAATTCGAAacacatacaccgacggcggcattcgacgcctgcccgcggcgattaaatgtatatttccctgaaatcgtgaatgtatatactgatttcaccctgtactacaagatacactcatcgtgcagctcttctgtcagaagtcgattcaaaattgagctcgcgcgcggcgcgtatataatgttcacgtctgcctggtgtgagatccctgaggcACGGCGCTGAgattcagtccggtgtgagacccgctttaggcacaatcggcttaagaacgcgCATATAAACGCATTTaaaaaagtgttcttttcctctctaggcaggtattttttttaggtttatttatcaaaatgttcttttatatatttttgtgtgatgttctgtgtttcgatcgcggcctttaaatgttatgagagaacggttcattaacgaatgtgtagtgtagcctagttttgatcactttattaaaagtggtggctgtgtgccgtgtgtaaagtaaaataaaaatagtcttagcctcctgctgactagtgtcctgcccttcccaacccgtttataccgtttatttttttccggtctatggtttacacacacacagatgattcgactatcggtcgactatagagagattcgaaaattcatattcgaatgtgtaaatccttagtcggggacacccctaatatttatattacaattagtgtagtaattaaggttaaaatagagaattccaatgcaaagaggcaaattagactCATTTTGTGGccgaaaaaataataattttcatttgtaatgccattacccaCAAAGTGCctgtatggctctttaataaataatagtcaAGTTGCTAAAAGTATTGCAGATCATAACTGCTTACTTATTTTTaggttttacatttgaatatattttagatACATGGTCAaatactagatttctttaaatgtgaaattttaaaacattaaaaacattaaaaacccCTCCTGACATGGAACAACCCCCCGCGCCCACTCCCCACCACCGCACATTGCTTTCGAATCTGAGGGAACTACTGGAACAACTGACATCTCTCTCTTTTAAAACAGATTACACAAACAGagcatatttattttcaattcaCGGTTCTTTAGACGTATGTCTCATGTTTGTGTGACAAGTATTCACAAAGTTACAGTTCATTTTCTGAAGACGCTCAGATTGGACTTGATTGAGAGGATGCAGATAACGCATCGTGTTTTTTCcctttattttgtaaaaagcacaacattttgtttttttattgtgagtATACAAAAATGAAAGTAGAAACTTAACAGATTATAATGATGTATAACACTTGCATGAATGATAAATCAACAGGGTTATCTGAGTCTCTTGGCACTGATAGGAAAAAAATTGTTGCGGTCGCGCCAGTAACATCGCTGACGTAGGATTAGATGTAATGATGTGCTTATGCTGACTCACAATAGTAAATACTCATCTTTGATCAGATAactcaaataaaatattcacaTATTCTCATGTTAGTTAACAAACCAGTTGTCATCTTAGTTTGAGATATGATCTAAACAGCAGCTTCTAAGAAAAGCAGATCAAACTAGTCTGATGACTGGGAAATTATTGTTGAATATAACAATCAAACGAGTACCTTTacaatatgtttgtgtgtgtgtgtctctctcaccCTTTAAGCAGCATGAAGAGTATGTTTTGTTGAGTGCACAGGTATTCAACAGTGGGTGTCCGTATGCCAATCTGACgtctcaaaatattattaaagatCTGTGCCACGTCTTTCTTGCCCTAAACACAAATAACATGCAGAATAGTTACTGAAAAGATcaattaaatcaaaataaaagcatGTATTCCCACAAACTGGTATTTGAGGAATAAAGTAGACGTAAAAATGTCTCTTTTGTGGCTATGTGCAGTAAATCACTTATTACACATGAGGGAATGTTTTCTTGagattttcttttaaaacaaaattatatatatgaaggattttaaagagaaaaaaaagtcaatgcAAAACAATAAGCTCTAAAATATATTATCAGGTAGAAATTATATCaggttttttatatatataaaactataatcacaaataactaaataaaaccTAAATAAATTTGTAATAAAGTGCGAAACCCATTCAGTTATTAAAAATTAGAATTATGGAATTTAATTAAACACTAttctaaatataattaataatacgtATTTAGATCTACTTAAATATCTAATGAAACTCATTTAAATTGCTGCTCCTAGTTTCTGTAAATCAAAAATGGTTGGAAAATTAGCAGCTCTGTTATTATAACAGAAATATCAGAAATATCTTGTGAAGCCTCGGAGTCAGAAGGGTTAAAAATCACTGGACTAGACACATTCAGTGTTGTGTAGGATGCATGGGGTGGTTTTACTCCACAAATGCATCCCGACCACCTCCAATTGATGCAATTGTCATTTGGCCTaatttgtaagtcgctttgcaTAAATTAATGAATACAAATGCAGTTTAAAGGCCCCAATAAACTTCAAGTGAAATCGAAGAGTACTGATGTGATGGTATTTCAATCAAAATAAGGCCAAAACGGAGTTCGAAACAGCTTGCCTAAGCAGACTTTTCATAAAAGTTTGCTCTGGCAAGTAAACCCCTTCAAACTACCATTGGTTcaatttatgagtaaaataaagcCTGTGGTAACCGTAACCACGATACTTTGGCGGGTTTTTTTATGGATTTTGAGCGACTTTACTATgtgaaatgtatacattttgtgGCATTTTTCTGACCTAGTCTATTAAACACATCCCCTCACCTCAAAGTCAATGAGCTGCAGATCTGCGATGAGGGTGCTGAGCAGGCCGCTGTTGTAGAGCTCCTGAGCCAGCTGAGCCACGGCTTCTGTCTGCGGCTCCTTCTCATTCGTGCCGTAAAGAATCTCCTTCATCGCCAACAGAGATTTGGACACCTCTTCAGAGGCCTGCGGACGAACACCTCTCTTATTAATGCCCTTATGAAACTCTTTCATGGGTAATattcacagtacacacacaaCTGTGTGTAACAAGCACTGTGTACAAATGTGCTTAGTACCTTCTCAGCCTTCTTGTCTGAAATGTCCTGCTTCTCCAGAATGGTCATGTTGTCCTTTAGATTCTTCACAATGTCCGCTGGACATTTGTGAGACTTACCGAAAGGGAACGGCATGGCAACACCTTACCAGGGCAACCAGAAAGCAGAGAGCCCAGCTGTGAAAGTGAACAAGAAAAAGTGAAAAACTTAAACCTAAGAAATAGCGAGACTAGTACTAGGTCAATTATTAGAGGGCCCTATTCAAAActaaaggtgtagtttgatgatgccaagtttgagctcagcatcttgggacatgtggtcttcacctcacagccggtggaaaataggactcgg
Coding sequences within:
- the cab39 gene encoding calcium-binding protein 39; protein product: MPFPFGKSHKCPADIVKNLKDNMTILEKQDISDKKAEKASEEVSKSLLAMKEILYGTNEKEPQTEAVAQLAQELYNSGLLSTLIADLQLIDFEGKKDVAQIFNNILRRQIGIRTPTVEYLCTQQNILFMLLKGYESPDIALNCGIMLRECIRHEPLAKISLCSEQFYDFFRYVEMSTFDIASDAFATFKDLLTRHKLLSAEFLEQHYDRFFSEYEKLLHSENYVTKRQSLKLLGELLLDRHNFTIMTKYISKPENLKLMMNLLRDKSRNIQFEAFHVFKVFVANPNKTQPILDILLKNQTKLIEFLSKFQNDRAEDEQFSDEKTYLIKQIRDLKRPTPQDA